The following proteins are encoded in a genomic region of Pseudodesulfovibrio mercurii:
- a CDS encoding amidohydrolase family protein, producing the protein MVELVRAAKAATMIPGAPVIDDAAILVDQGIIKEVGTFATLGRTHSGDVLDLGDVFLCPGLINAHSHLELAHLRGKCPANQGFVTWVEALLKQPIFDLEPDALDRAVEELKRTGTIMVGDIATRFAKEMAGMLEASGLFFAVFCEAIGETVPKRTFIPSGEFGAGFISVAGHALYTTHRDVLRAAKAETRAKGLPFSLHLAEHDDEVAIMAGEPSPFLDLLQARGRLLDFEPPKKRPVQQAADLGLLDETTLAVHCVKVTSDDIATVRAFGATVCLCPRSNEFIGVGRAPWEKWFASGTPLCLGTDSLASNTDLDLWNEARYLKEHFNGGLSLDDVLAMVTRNPARILGAGNTLGTLEPGKVASFALVPESLHALF; encoded by the coding sequence ATGGTTGAACTCGTTCGCGCGGCCAAGGCCGCGACCATGATACCCGGCGCGCCCGTCATCGACGACGCGGCCATCCTCGTCGATCAGGGGATCATCAAGGAAGTCGGCACCTTCGCCACCCTTGGCAGAACCCATTCCGGCGACGTTCTCGACCTCGGGGACGTGTTCCTCTGCCCCGGCCTGATCAACGCCCATTCCCACCTGGAACTGGCCCACCTGCGCGGCAAATGCCCCGCGAACCAGGGGTTCGTCACCTGGGTGGAGGCCCTGCTCAAGCAGCCCATCTTCGATCTCGAACCGGACGCCCTGGACCGGGCCGTGGAGGAGCTCAAGCGAACCGGCACCATCATGGTCGGGGACATCGCCACCCGTTTCGCCAAGGAGATGGCCGGAATGCTCGAAGCATCCGGCCTTTTTTTCGCGGTCTTCTGCGAGGCCATCGGCGAGACCGTGCCCAAGCGGACCTTCATCCCGTCCGGCGAGTTCGGCGCGGGCTTCATCTCCGTGGCCGGGCATGCCCTGTACACCACCCACCGGGACGTGCTCCGGGCCGCCAAGGCCGAGACCCGCGCCAAGGGGCTGCCCTTCTCCCTGCACCTGGCCGAGCACGACGACGAGGTGGCCATCATGGCGGGCGAGCCCAGCCCGTTTCTGGACCTGCTCCAGGCGCGCGGGCGGCTGCTCGACTTCGAGCCCCCGAAAAAACGCCCGGTGCAGCAGGCCGCCGATCTCGGCCTGCTCGACGAGACCACCCTGGCCGTGCACTGCGTCAAGGTCACGAGTGATGACATCGCCACGGTGCGCGCCTTCGGGGCCACGGTCTGCCTGTGTCCGCGCTCCAACGAGTTCATCGGCGTGGGCCGCGCCCCGTGGGAGAAATGGTTCGCCTCGGGCACGCCGCTGTGCCTGGGCACGGACTCCCTGGCCTCGAACACCGACCTCGACCTGTGGAACGAGGCCCGGTACCTCAAGGAACATTTCAACGGCGGGCTGTCGCTTGACGACGTGCTCGCCATGGTGACCCGCAACCCGGCGCGCATCCTGGGCGCGGGCAACACCCTCGGCACGCTGGAACCGGGCAAGGTCGCATCCTTCGCCCTGGTCCCCGAGTCCCTACACGCGCTATTCTAG
- a CDS encoding aspartate carbamoyltransferase catalytic subunit: protein MKWLHKDLLDVSQLSQPEVMAIFETAGRFQELQERPVKKVPTLKGRSVVLFFAEPSTRTKTSFDVAGKRLSADTFSLAKSSSSLTKGESLKDTALTLQAMAPDAIVIRHWCSGAARFLADRLDCSVINAGDGRHAHPTQALLDSFTLYQEWGGVAGKTILILGDIAHSRVARSNVILLTMLGAKVRLCGPRTLLPPALKTWPVTVFSDLNEAVKGVDAVMCLRLQLERQKDGLLPDLREYSRTFGMGMKQVELANPDVRILHPGPLNRGVEINSELADSAGSLILDQVASGVVVRMALLFLYMTRKGEE, encoded by the coding sequence ATGAAATGGTTACACAAGGACCTGCTGGACGTGTCCCAGCTCTCCCAGCCGGAGGTCATGGCGATCTTCGAGACGGCGGGGCGGTTCCAGGAGTTGCAGGAACGGCCGGTCAAGAAGGTGCCGACCCTGAAAGGGCGCAGCGTGGTGCTCTTCTTCGCCGAGCCGAGCACGCGCACCAAGACCAGCTTCGACGTGGCCGGGAAACGGCTGTCCGCCGACACCTTCTCCCTGGCCAAGAGTTCAAGCAGCCTGACCAAGGGCGAATCCCTCAAGGACACCGCCCTGACCCTCCAGGCCATGGCCCCGGACGCCATCGTCATCCGGCACTGGTGCTCGGGCGCGGCCCGGTTCCTGGCCGACCGGCTGGACTGCTCGGTCATCAACGCGGGCGACGGGCGGCACGCGCACCCCACCCAGGCGTTGCTCGACTCCTTCACCCTGTACCAGGAGTGGGGCGGCGTGGCCGGCAAGACCATCCTCATCCTCGGGGACATCGCCCACAGCCGCGTGGCCCGGTCCAACGTCATCCTGCTGACCATGCTCGGGGCCAAGGTCCGGCTGTGCGGGCCGCGCACCCTGCTGCCCCCGGCCCTCAAGACCTGGCCGGTCACGGTCTTCTCCGACCTGAACGAGGCGGTCAAAGGCGTGGACGCGGTCATGTGCCTGCGCCTCCAGCTGGAACGCCAGAAGGACGGGCTGCTGCCCGACCTGCGCGAATACTCCCGGACCTTCGGCATGGGCATGAAACAGGTGGAGCTGGCCAACCCGGACGTGCGCATCCTCCACCCCGGCCCGCTCAACCGGGGCGTGGAGATCAACTCCGAACTGGCCGACTCGGCTGGCTCCCTCATCCTCGACCAGGTCGCCAGCGGCGTGGTCGTGCGCATGGCCCTGCTGTTCCTGTACATGACCAGGAAGGGAGAGGAGTAG